The Solanum lycopersicum chromosome 8, SLM_r2.1 DNA segment GTCAGTCTTCTTATGGATTTTCACATTTCCCTAAGTTGCGATAGTAGCATATCTTTCTCTCCTACTTGTGAGTGATGTAACCTATTTTTGGGAGTCGCAAAAACTAGCTTCTGCGAATTCTTACTCACCAAGCCCAATATTTTACAATCATACATTTAAAGGGTCAAATAAATTGACTCAGTTTCAGCAAGAAAATCAACACATACAAACTTTATGACCTGAGGCAGTCCCTTCGAGTGTGGTTCGACAAATTTAACACGGTTATCCAAGAAATAGGTATAACTCATGGTGAAGCTAATTATGCGGTTGTTTATCGTCCTCTGCTCCACATTTGTGCTTGTGTTTGATCGTCTACGTTGATGATATAGATATCACAGGTAATGAAGATGAAACCACCCAAGTTAAAGCGTCAacctttttttggtaattttaaaCCACGAACCTTGGTCGGTTCAGGTACTTCTTATAATTGAGGTTGCTCAATCCAAATCAGCCATTTTCATTATCAGAGGAAGTATGCCATTTAAATTCTTACAGAGACAAGCATGACAAACTGTAGGTTCATTGATACTCCGTGGATCCGAAGATTAACTTTCTACCTGTTAAGAAGTCCCAATAGGAAAAGGTTAGGGAAATTGGTCTCCTTGGATGGACTTTGGACAATTCTCCcctcatgagctagcttttaAGGTTGAGTTACACTACCAAATTAAGGAATACCCTAGTAATAATCTTGGAAGGTATTGGAGATTGATATGCAAGTTAAATTACCACACCATGACTCGCCTTGAAATTGTTTTCCTAATGATGTTGTAAGTGAATACTTGGATTTCCTTGTGATAGTTATTGGAATGCATTTATTTGTATCCTTCGATACCTAAAATATATTCCAGGAAAAGAGAGTACTTCATAAATATCGAGGACATGAGCATATTGATGGATATACAAATGCGAATTGAGCAGACATATGATCTATCTATGGAAATAGCATTATGGTTGGGGGCATCTAGTTTCATGGAAAAGTAAGATACAAAATGTAACTGCAAGATCAAGTGAAGAAGCAGAATATCATGCTACACAATGGCCACATGTGAACTCATTGAATCAAGTAACTGCAAAGAGAACAGTAATTTGGAGAGAATGGTCAAACTGAACTTGTGTGTGATAATCAAGTTGcacttttttttatgacaagggaaacccgcagctACTACCTTTTGGGTGGGCACAAGGTAAAACtcccgctcctatgcaatagctcgcaaaccacataggagaggtaacccacACTAGGAGATctggtgcgacgagctcgacccagaaggcaaaccccttgcttttgCTGACAAAGGGTTtcaaacttgagacctccaacgtGAGAGTCCCAAGCCCAAACCACTAGGCCACCCTGAAGGGTATAATCAGGTTGCGCTTTACATTGGATCAAATCCAGTGTTTCATGATAGGACAAAGCACATAAAAATTGTGTTGTCACTCGTTAGTCATCCAATAGTTACAACATTAGTTATTTCTTTTTAGCAGAAGTTATGTTCCTGTAATAGTGCACTTTTTCATTCCAGCAGTGTTAGGAAGTCATGTCCTAGTTTTGGTTGTATTTAAATTGTTTGTTTGTCTCGGAAAATGTAAGCAGAAAAGTAATTTCAGTTTTTGAGTACTTTTACTCAAGAGATTGCGGGTCCTCTCTTAACGAACCAACACCATAggtagaaaaaaaagaaaacttcaGATTTCATCTTGCATCGCCCATAACCAGATCCATTTGAGGGGACCATAacaacttggtatcagagctggGAGTTATGGGAgattaaattcaacatcaactAGCACAATTGGTGAACTTGTTCTACGAAGAACGTGCAACCTATTTGGCCAGACAGGAAGCAATAAATGCTTGTTTGGATGCACTCGCAAAGGATTTAGAGAATTATAAGGTCGATCTTGATTCAAACGAAAATATGTCAGAATTGAGGTTGGAAGGGAAAACATAAAGTTGTTGGAGGGTCAGGTTCAGAAGTAGGAGGAAGTTTCATCACTCCTTGACATACAAAGTTGGATTTCCCACGATTTAATGGCTAAGAGGACCCTTTGGGATGGTTGAACAGATGCGAATACTTCTTTCGACACCAACAAACTCCAAGAAAAGGTTGGACTTgcttcttttcatttaaaaggCAATGCACAACTTTGGTTTCTTCAACTAGAGATAGCTATGCCTTAACCATCTTGGGATGAATTCAAACGTCAATGTAACCTTCGCTTTGGGCCATCAATTAGAAGTGATGAGTTTATCTCGACTTTATGAACACAAGGAACAACCCGTTTGTTCACAATCGTTACATGCTTGCAAATCCAAGACAACAGATTTCTCACCCCAACAACATGCTAGATTTGTGAAGAAACTGACCAGATCTAAAAAGGAGGAAAGGCGGCTTAAGGGACTTTGTTTCAATTGTGATGGACCATTCACCCGAGGACCGAGGTCATCAATGCAATAAATTATTCTGGATTGACTTTATAGACGATGAGGAAGAGTTTGTTGGAAAGGAGGGAAATATTAATTTCCGCACTTACCGCTGGAGTTAAAAGCGCGATTTGAAGGAGGAGAGTAATGTTATCACTCCTTAGTCATCCAATAGTTACAACACTAGTTATCTCTTTTTAGCAATAGTTATTTCCTTTTAGTAGTAGTTATTTTCCTGTAATAGTGCAGTTTTTAGTTTTAGTAATGTTAGGAAGTTACGTCTAGTTTCCAGGGGTAGTTACCTTTTAAATGTTGTATTTAAATTGCCTATTTGTCTCAGGAAATGTAAGCAGAAAAGTAATTTTCAGTTTTTGAGTACTTTAACTCAAGAGATTGCAGATCCTCTCTTAACAAACCAGCACCATATGTcgtaagaaaaaaaactttggATTTCATATTACATCACCCCATAACCAGATCCATATCAGGGGACCATAACAAAATGATAGTTATTTCGTAAGAGAAGATAATCCCAATTCTCAAAAGATATTGTCATGAAGTCCGTGAAGTCAAATGATCAACTTGTGATATATACATCAAGCCCCTTACCTTACATATATAGCAAACTTAATACATATGATTTGTATGTCAGCTTGAGGAGGAGCATTAGGACTTTGTGAATATAGTACATATCAATAAGGATATACAAAATCAATTAGATTGATTTATTTCCTGTAATTTGCAGTTTTGTGTTCGTTCCTTTCTTAGAGCATGTAGACTACATTAAACCGCCAATAGCTTCAGGGAATAATCAAACAATGCCTTTCTCAATCTTCTTTTGCTTGCTTAGTTTTCTCATAATATGGATAACTTGCGAGAAAGGAACAGAAAAAACTTGTATGAAACATTCAAGGCtatctttcttccattttgaaCTCTTTGGTAGaaagaaaatatcttattttatagATACATGGATGGATATTTTGGAAACTCAGTGTTGATCTTTCTAATAACCTATGTCAACGTGATGACAATCTTTTTACATCGTAAGTTAAAAGCTGACACCGTCTTTGTGGATGTTGAGACTCTGATTCAACTATAAGACAGGCCTTCCCTAAATAAACAGAGAACAATCTATCTATAAGGAATCAGAAAATGTTATCATAGTGATTCCTCGATGTTCCAAAATGTCAggacagaaaaaaaaaagaaaaagaaaaggaaatgcGTACCTTCCCTTCTTAACCGTACTGTCAATCTCCCACATGTTAATTGTGAATGAAGAACGAGACGACTTAAAGCAGAAGGAAAGTTCATCCTTTGCCTTCTGTATATCCATATTCCCACCTCTTCGATATAGGCCTTGAGCAAGCATATATCTAGCCTTATGAAAATGTTTCAGGTCTCCTTCCACACAGATTTCGAGAGCAGAAAGGCAATCACTGTAAAGCATCTGCCATACCCCTTCCAAATGTGAATCCCCTTTTCCATCATTGACAGAGTACTCTCCCTGAGTTCTATCCTCAGTGCACGTCGATTCTAAAATTGATGGGCAAACCTTACTGAGGATATCCATCACAGTATCCTGTGTTGGTTGATTGAAACAGTATGCAGCAACAACCTAAAATGCATCCAGGCACTAATTAAGTCAATAACAGTGATAACACATGGAAAATGACCACTTGAAAAAGGTAACTATTTCCAAGTCTGGCCAGAGAAGGGGCATACAGACTAAAAGTATTCAGAAGAAACCATTAGCTTAGACATGCTAAGTCCTCCCACTCCCAGATGCAATggtcaagttttatttttaaaactctttGAGCTGTGAAGTAAAAGGGAAGACAATCCATATGCTGCTGAAATTCATGAACTTATATGGGTTACTGATTAGAGAAGAGTATTATATAATCACAGACCTCAACTCTAAGCGGCCATGTTAATAACCGAgtgaatatatttttgttgcgcttgcttatatattttgtttgaaatgTGGCATTGTTGTGTAtgtctctcaaaattttatggTCTATcgaaaaagaatttaatttgCTAACTGAATTAGCTATTTTCACAACTATCAATACAGACCAGTTCATATCACAGCTTGCTTACATGTGTAACCGTCTCAATAAAGGAGGAGATGGAAAGGAGTTAAAGCAAAGCACCAACCCTTAAGGCCTCCTCATCTTGTTTCCTACACGTGCAAAGTAACTTCAACCGTGAAGCATGCATCCTATAGAATGAATCCGCAGCAGATGGATTCAAAGCAATAGCTTTAGCATAGAACGAAAATGACGTCTCATGAGAGTATCCAAGCTTCTCGGAGAGTTTTCCCAGATAAAATGCATGAGACCAATCCTCTCTGAAATTGCATGCTAGGTTATATCTTAGATGATGAAATAATCAAGGGAAATGGAGTCAACAGACAGACTTACTTGTGCGCAAAGGCCTTATGAAAGTGTCTCAATGAGTTCTGACAGAACATCATCCATGCTGAATCTTTAGATGGTACAACATATCTTTGGTCATAGATTGGTACTACATTCTGAAGACCATCATAATATACTAATGCCAATAACTCATGTATCTCAGCCTGAAAGAAGCAGGAGCAATCACATGTAGACAGTGAGAACTAAATGAGCTAAGGCCCCCTTGACTCAAACAAAAACTTTTTTTCAATAAGGTAACTTATCGTTATCTATATCTATCTATACTACCTTAGAAGCATGAACTCCATAACttgaatgtttaattattataatacctccaatttgaaaattaaattacaataatactCCAActaaaaacactcaattttatatattatatttatgcacattcatataaactagttaaataaaaattgagacGACATCGATCAACATAGTCAAATGCCAAGCTAACTGAAAATTGCTAACACCTAAGAAAACATTCAAATCATTATACATGTTTGTCAGGACCACCAACCAAACaataaaaaacaagaaatctagaTACATGAAATTCATGTATATTCAGAAGATTTTTTCCAACTCTGACAGTGCTTCTGTCCTTGATCACTCCAAGGTGGCAATTAgatataacaaaagaaaaattttcttcCACAAATTATCAGAGTGAAGCACACCTGTTGATCTGCTGTTTTCGCTAAAGCTGAGGTCATCAACAAACATCGCCTGCTTCTTCGGCGACTTGCCTCAACTCTTTCAGATAAAGCAGCATTTTTCCTCCATCCCAGAACATTTATTTGCTTGCTTCCGTCATTTAGCAGCAAGTCTACCTCCTGTGTTCCCAAAAGTACAGAAAACAAAGAGATTAAGTAACTACGAAGCGCAAGATATGAACTCCCACCAGTTAGAAAAGTGTCTTCCGTTAGGGGACGTATTAGCTGCAAGCCTGGACAGATAGATAGCAGAATATTCTTACCTCATCATAGATATTTGCTAGTTTCTGCCAACTCTCCAAGCGTAGGAGATTgtaaattaaatcatatttgaTGAGTTTTGCATTTTGCTGCACAAATTCCGCCCCTTCTTTGGTCAGAACAAAGCCAGCCCATTTATCAGTTGCATTCATTTCTTCAGACAGAGCAAGAAGATAATACAAGTTGCTATAAACTTCCAGGTATGGCTCAGAACTGCAAACAACCAATGGCAAATATCTGTTTGATTCCATAGTCCAAAATACTAGTAAGTCTATTCGCCATAGTGCTGATCCCACAACTAACATGTTTACCTTCCTTTTGATGATGCTTTCTGTTGTTCCAGGCTTATGGGGTCTGGTAATAATATCTTTGTCATGGATTCCAGAAAGCCACTGGATCCTGCTTCCTCTGAGAGCTTGTCTTCACACATTTCAGGACCATCTAAGAACTTGTCGATTGCATTTCCAGCTAAAACATCATCTGGTGGTTGTGGAAAGTGCTTTCGTATAGCTCTAAGGACTCTTCGGAGTTTAATGAGCCCTGTCCTCTGAATGACGAGCCAAATCGagaacttttaaaataatatattttacataaactTGGGGAATAAGGGTTTGGAGGAAGGTTTGATAAATGGGattcaagaaaaagaagacaCATAGCACTTACAGAAGAAGCTTTAGCATAAGGAAGTATATACTGAAAAACATCAGCACATTGCTCCTTGGTTTGGTAATCACCCCGGCTTGTGTTCTTATGCTCACCTAAATCATCTTCATACGATGCATCAGACCTTAGATTCAATCCATACAGGCAATAAAAGCACTGATCCAAAGCATTATCAATGGCAAATTCAAGCTCCTCTTTTGCAACTTCACTTAGCTCAGTTCCATCTTCGACCAATTGATCCTTAAAGTTTGCCGATCTAGGATACGTACTGTCAGAGATATCATCAACATTCTTACTGTCCTCCATTGTAGTTTTCTCAACCTCCAGAGCTTTTCTGGAAGAAATAGCCTCTGCACTAATCCTCTCAACAGCAACTTTATCTGAAACGGTAGCTTCAGCTCTATCTACCTGACCTGCTTCCACATTCAGCTTCTCCAAATTTGATAAGTTCGATAACACGTTGACGTGACTTTCATGAGTAAGTTGCTCAGATTTCTGTACATTATTATCATGGTTAGACTGTTTGTCACACTGAGACATTTCAAATTCCTTGCAAGTAGAGTGAAAGTTAGACTTCAGTTTCATATCCAAGTTTAAGAGGTGCTTTATTGCAAGTTTAAGAAATGTTCCTTCTTCCTCTTCACCAGTTGCACTTGCACAGCAGACACCAAACTCAGCTAGCATGTCATGTATTGCCACGATCAACTCTGTCTGGCATGACATGGTAGAAGAGATCAGCTTATTTGTAATCACATTAATGTTACAGATGAAATTTGACAGTCTAAACCCTCTAAGAAAGAAAGATGTCTTACTTGAGTTTTTATAGGAACATTTGGGATCAAGTGTTGGAGTTTACAGAATGCAATAACTGCATCTATGAAGTACACGCTTTCTCTTTGTTCCGTATGATCTGAAATTCCTGAAGAAGAAAATTTCTTACAAGAATATGTGTTGGCAACATTACACATAAACATCAGCAGCAACGACTGAATATCACCAATGACAGTCACTGGAACACCATTCTACAAAAAAAAGACGTATCAAGTTCTGCAACATTTGcaccaaaatatatttatcaaaagcTAAGTTGCTCAGACTCTGTTGCGGGTGTCCGATAAGGGTGAGGATATAGAGGTGAGATCCTCTATGATCTAAATTTTAGAATTCGGGATACGGATCCATGTATGGATACCGATGAGGGGATTCAGCTAAAagtaaatcaaatatatataaatagacttgtaaaacctaaattatgagatattatgtGGAAAACTTGAGGAGAAAATATTATCAGGAAGAGAATCATGGAAGGAGATAAAGGGAGGTAGTGAGTGACAatagaaatttatatatacaaggTGCTCCatttcttcaatttcaccttagtttttgtttttatcacAAAAATCATTGAATCTATCAGAATCTCTCTCAAATTTGGTACCCACACCCGCACCCACATTGTGTCGACACGGGTGCAGCACCAAAAGTGAAGACTCTGAGAAACTTAGATCAAAAGAACACAGAGAGAAAACTAATTTGGTTTCCTAAGATCATTGctcatcaattaaataaacgTCATAATTTCTAGGAAAACCAAATGTAAAGTACCAGTTTACCTTTCTTCTAATATTTGTCAACAAGAACATGGACCTTAATTGTCTATACGACCGAAGTTCAGGATGAGAAAGTGCTAAGCATCATAACCATAGAACTACGGTTTACTATCTAGTATGCAAAGTCAAAACTGTTATAAACAGTAGAAAGTTGAAtaaacaaacataattttttttttttgagaatttaaccAACAAACATAATATGACTAATGTTGGTCAAAACCCATAAGAAAGATGCTTCATTTGAGCTTTTCTAaatcttctctctttttctttttttcttttttttttttttttttgtgtgtgtgggggggggggggggtccaAGTTGAAACCAGGAAAAGCCAAtgacatgatcattttaatacATCTCAATAAAAGGTTCAGTCTAAGAAGAATCTTTGTAGTTCAATTGGTTGGTTGCTTACACTTTCACCTTGTTGGTGAGAGTTTGGTTCACCACCTTGCAGTCCTCTCCCTCATTTCCCCTTCCCTTCCCCTTAtgtatgatttaaaaaaaaaggtaaataaaGGTTCATTCTGTGGATGTTTTGTCTAGGATTCTTTACTTGAATGCACAGTTTTTCcccatcaaatcaaattatcatTCGCCTTGATATTAATAGCAGTTTagcatcatcaataaaaaaaaaaattaaagatcaaCACATCTGCCAAAAACACAATTCAGACAAAACTAACGTACAGAGTTTTCAGAAGGGTCCGTGATGCTCTTTATCCTTGAGGCACATTGAGATATTGCTTTCACTTCTTGAGCAGCCATGTTCCAGAGATCACTTGGGATTTCCTTAGACTCTGTGTCAGAGATAGATAGCATATTTGAACCTTTCATCTGGTTAGAAAATTGATTCTCTTCCTCACTAACAGCAGTAATAAGCATCTGCAGCTTCCTTTTGTGGCAATTTAAATAGACCTCAATGTTCAATGGCTCAGTTTCCTCACatccttttattaaaatatccaAGGCAGACAGTTCTATTGAAGTTAGCCCTCTCCCTGTATGAGTGGTGACATGTGATGATTCAGCAGAGACCTCTTCTGAGGAGAAGAGAAGAGGAGCAAGTGTTTTTACACATTCAGAGTGCAGATTTTTCTCAACTAACTGATGGATACCATCTTTCATTAGAAAATCAACCTCCAAAAGATGAATCTCATGGAGAATTTTATTGACAGTCAGCCTCTTATACGATTTTAAGTGGGATAAAAGAACGAAATCACTCTTGCTTTCCTTATTTGTCAAATGCTCCACCGAAATAGAGAACTCCTCTCGAGCTCTCGCTTTGTCACCATCTGATAGAGATAATTGCCCACTTAACCAAAAAAAGCGAACCCAAAACTCATGATTTTTATTAAGTGGATATTCACTATGACCATGACTCTGAAAATGATCCCCCACTGAAGCACTTTCTTTCCTGCCAACAACGTGGAACGGATAGTCCAAAGCAACGCATTCAATTATTTTGCAAACATGATATGAAGCCTCTGACAAGAAGCTAGATTTTTTTGATGTGTCAGAAGAACACAAaccaaaatcataatataactCAGCAAGAAACAAATTGCATTCAGGAGTCCTCTCCTGGCCCCAAAACCTTATCACCTTCTCTAGATCCAAAAATTTAGACATGCCATCCTGATATAAAATGCCTCGCCTGGCAACTTCTTCCAGGAGCATGTGACCCAAGTGGTAAGCACCATGATTTCTTGTCGTTTTCAGGACAAATCCTACAACATCTCTACATTCTGTGTCCTGTGAATTAGGAAGATCCTCAGCTTGGTCTGCAAGTCCTGCTTGATTGACAACATAGGGTCCTAGAAATTGCATTACAACTTTAGTGAGGTCCCTGCTGGTCTCAAAATCTAACTCTTCTTTGTCTGGTTTACGGCTTCGGAGCCTTTCCAGGCGGCTGCTTCGCCTTTCTTGAGGGTGTTCTCCGCAAATACTTGATTCATTTTCTCTACTAACACTACCTGTCTCAGCCCTGAAATCCATGACAGAAATGTTTTCAGCAGCTGTGGAGGGTGAAATATCTTTCCTTCCTGAAGGATCCCTAATTTTGTCTGGTATGCTTGACAATTTAATGATTATACTAACATCACCAGATACGTCATTCCCTGGTCCAAGTTCAGAACCACATTCAATTGATGGatgtaaaattttcaaaagttcaCTGGCCAGAGCTGTCCAGGAAACTTCTGAAAGATAGAACTCCAAATTTTGCTTCAACTTTTTGGAAACAGGCTCCTCATCAAGGTCGACACCTGCAGCTTTTCTCTTCTCTGGAAATTTTAACCGCATATGTTTAGGTTCTAGCTTGTCTATCCCTCTTGGGGCAAATGAAATTGGTTCAGACTCTTCAATAGTTCTTTTAACAAGCAAAGCTCGAGAATGGGATGGCCAGTTTCTTAAAATTAGTTCCGCGACTGAAAGGCAGGCAACCTCATCGCCTATAGCAATAAGTACTTCTAAAAGTTTTTCCATGCAATTCCCTGCACATAGTCAAGAAGAAGCAAAGCTGAAGTTATACAAAGATGACCTCTGGCATAAGGTGAATATGGGGGCCCTAACAATCACGTCATGTGACCGGAAAACCTTATAAGAAAGCTTATAAGAACTTAAACATGATATAAAATGCTCACAGTTATTGGGACTGCAATATAATCCTTGCTCAAATGCCCAGCGGGAAATGCTCAACATTCCTATTGAGCATGCTAAAGTTCCCAGCTTATTCCAGACAACAGAATCCTTATTATCAATCTCTACAGCTTGAAGATAGCATTGTAAAGCATCTTTGTAGTACGGAGCACCTTGTTGTAGAAAAACAGTGGCAAGATTTTTCAATGCCAAAAATCTGCAGAAATGTGAATTACAATGACCCAGCATCagatatatatgtttaaaaagtAATATTGTCAATAGAAGAGCAGATGGATTGAGAGCTGGCCCGTTATCCACCATGTTTCAACCATGCCACTATCCCTCCGATTTCTCAGttataaaaagaaagatattgTCAATTATATTTGAGGCATTTAAGGGAAACTATCTTAGTTTATTAAAAGCCACAACACCTTATTACAGCTCCTATTGCACAAATTAGGTGTGAACTTCATGCTTAAATCTTTGAGAAGTGTGAAGGCCCCTACTTTGAGTATTTAGTTTATGTTGCAactaagaaagaaataaagtatTGCATCTTTATCAATAGATTAAGGGTCACAAAATTCGATATGGTACCAAAACAAGATGAGGTCCACATTTTGAGTCTCACCACCACCTATCAACAGAATATTTCCACGTGATTggaccaaataaaaaaattggccCGCACATGATGAGCGGTTATAGACCTAATTCAAATAACAGTCCTCTCAACAGATTAACCTTTTAGACGAGGCAACGTACA contains these protein-coding regions:
- the LOC101245276 gene encoding calcineurin-binding protein 1, encoding MFSIAAINDTESVSQWEPLAPTKEAQEFHLSQTYHEGLLKLEAKDYKKARELLEVVLKDPLVANSQVDSNSSDGHLLQLRFLALKNLATVFLQQGAPYYKDALQCYLQAVEIDNKDSVVWNKLGTLACSIGMLSISRWAFEQGLYCSPNNWNCMEKLLEVLIAIGDEVACLSVAELILRNWPSHSRALLVKRTIEESEPISFAPRGIDKLEPKHMRLKFPEKRKAAGVDLDEEPVSKKLKQNLEFYLSEVSWTALASELLKILHPSIECGSELGPGNDVSGDVSIIIKLSSIPDKIRDPSGRKDISPSTAAENISVMDFRAETGSVSRENESSICGEHPQERRSSRLERLRSRKPDKEELDFETSRDLTKVVMQFLGPYVVNQAGLADQAEDLPNSQDTECRDVVGFVLKTTRNHGAYHLGHMLLEEVARRGILYQDGMSKFLDLEKVIRFWGQERTPECNLFLAELYYDFGLCSSDTSKKSSFLSEASYHVCKIIECVALDYPFHVVGRKESASVGDHFQSHGHSEYPLNKNHEFWVRFFWLSGQLSLSDGDKARAREEFSISVEHLTNKESKSDFVLLSHLKSYKRLTVNKILHEIHLLEVDFLMKDGIHQLVEKNLHSECVKTLAPLLFSSEEVSAESSHVTTHTGRGLTSIELSALDILIKGCEETEPLNIEVYLNCHKRKLQMLITAVSEEENQFSNQMKGSNMLSISDTESKEIPSDLWNMAAQEVKAISQCASRIKSITDPSENSNGVPVTVIGDIQSLLLMFMCNVANTYSCKKFSSSGISDHTEQRESVYFIDAVIAFCKLQHLIPNVPIKTQTELIVAIHDMLAEFGVCCASATGEEEEGTFLKLAIKHLLNLDMKLKSNFHSTCKEFEMSQCDKQSNHDNNVQKSEQLTHESHVNVLSNLSNLEKLNVEAGQVDRAEATVSDKVAVERISAEAISSRKALEVEKTTMEDSKNVDDISDSTYPRSANFKDQLVEDGTELSEVAKEELEFAIDNALDQCFYCLYGLNLRSDASYEDDLGEHKNTSRGDYQTKEQCADVFQYILPYAKASSRTGLIKLRRVLRAIRKHFPQPPDDVLAGNAIDKFLDGPEMCEDKLSEEAGSSGFLESMTKILLPDPISLEQQKASSKGSSEPYLEVYSNLYYLLALSEEMNATDKWAGFVLTKEGAEFVQQNAKLIKYDLIYNLLRLESWQKLANIYDEEVDLLLNDGSKQINVLGWRKNAALSERVEASRRRSRRCLLMTSALAKTADQQAEIHELLALVYYDGLQNVVPIYDQRYVVPSKDSAWMMFCQNSLRHFHKAFAHKEDWSHAFYLGKLSEKLGYSHETSFSFYAKAIALNPSAADSFYRMHASRLKLLCTCRKQDEEALRVVAAYCFNQPTQDTVMDILSKVCPSILESTCTEDRTQGEYSVNDGKGDSHLEGVWQMLYSDCLSALEICVEGDLKHFHKARYMLAQGLYRRGGNMDIQKAKDELSFCFKSSRSSFTINMWEIDSTVKKGRRRTQGCSGNKRALEVNLAESSRKFITCIRKYILFYLKLLEETGDICTLDRAYFCLRTDKRFSSCLEDLIPVALGRYLKALISSIHQSDSKSCAASNSSEHHLEKMFSLFMEQVTMWSDICCLPEIKSSELTESCLFGYLYRYIQSLEQNIKVETLEGINEKIRKRLKNPKLSSSNCAKVHKHVSAAWCRSLVISMALITPLHSRLSSEVQGPNSPVNGLENSQLLCVDLQLDELWCSSFEDMNHVKDLERKWNPSLSKIKNVIVKRAADEDLETASMLLRSCYNFYKDTYCALLPSGINLYMVPSQFATETYIQPGIDAVDILDMNTSRKLILWAYTLLHGHCTSVSASIKYCEENSKSRIKKGSGSMWPSSANASPATASNIGVGKDGMSKSSEPDGSPLSTLGNAPYSEADGSQKGTPPSLPETEKASASFSKMGGTMDALSLSLPDGESTTSPNAVTADKRHKVLLAAPHDNPVVEVKELDMQNDTEPGNI